In Fusobacterium periodonticum ATCC 33693, the following are encoded in one genomic region:
- a CDS encoding NAD-dependent epimerase/dehydratase family protein, with protein sequence MEVLVTGSSGFIGKNLLERLSRIENIKVHTFDIEDKLEDLEKKIDKIDFIFHLAGINRPQNIDEFYKGNRDTIKDLILIIERRELKIPILVTSSIQVERDNDYGKSKLEGENLLREYSTKNNTPVYIYRLPNVFGKWCRPNYNSVIATWCNNIANDLEITVSDRAVKLSLVYIDDVVHTFSKHLIEKIEEREYYSIPIIFEKTLGEILELLYSFKNNRNNLIINKVGTGFERALYSTYLSYLPKDKFSYELTEHKDNRGAFVEIIKTLDSGQFSISTSKPGITRGNHYHNTKNEKFLVIKGEAVIRFRHIYSDEVIEYPVSDKKLEVVDIPVGYTHNITNTGDSEMILVIWANELFDKENPDTYYLEV encoded by the coding sequence ATGGAAGTATTAGTTACAGGTTCTAGTGGTTTTATAGGAAAAAACTTATTAGAAAGATTATCAAGGATAGAGAATATAAAAGTTCATACTTTTGATATAGAGGATAAGTTAGAAGATTTAGAAAAGAAAATAGATAAAATAGATTTTATATTTCATCTAGCTGGAATAAATAGACCTCAAAATATAGATGAATTTTATAAAGGAAATAGAGATACAATAAAAGATTTAATTTTAATAATTGAAAGAAGAGAGTTAAAAATTCCTATTTTAGTAACTTCATCTATTCAAGTAGAAAGAGACAATGATTATGGAAAAAGTAAATTAGAAGGAGAAAATTTATTAAGAGAATACTCAACTAAAAATAATACTCCAGTCTATATTTATAGATTACCTAATGTCTTTGGAAAGTGGTGTAGACCAAACTATAATTCTGTAATAGCTACTTGGTGTAATAACATAGCTAATGATTTAGAAATAACTGTATCAGATAGAGCGGTAAAGTTAAGTTTAGTTTACATTGATGATGTAGTTCATACTTTTTCAAAACATTTAATTGAAAAAATAGAAGAAAGAGAATATTATTCAATACCGATTATTTTTGAAAAGACACTTGGAGAAATTTTAGAGCTACTTTATTCTTTTAAAAATAATAGAAATAATTTAATTATAAATAAAGTTGGAACTGGTTTTGAAAGAGCATTGTATTCAACATATTTATCATATTTACCAAAAGATAAATTTTCTTATGAATTAACTGAACATAAAGATAATAGAGGGGCTTTTGTAGAAATAATAAAAACTCTTGATAGTGGACAATTTTCAATATCTACTTCAAAACCTGGAATAACAAGAGGAAATCATTATCATAATACTAAAAATGAAAAATTTCTTGTGATAAAAGGGGAAGCTGTAATAAGATTTAGACATATATATAGCGATGAAGTGATAGAATATCCTGTTTCAGATAAGAAACTTGAAGTTGTAGATATTCCGGTAGGTTATACTCATAATATAACTAATACAGGAGATTCGGAAATGATATTGGTTATATGGGCTAATGAATTATTTGATAAAGAAAATCCAGACACATATTATTTAGAGGTATAG
- a CDS encoding glycosyltransferase family 4 protein — protein MRIVHVCLASHYTEGMNYQDNILPDVNSQDGHEVLIISDTQKYIDGKLVDTNEEEKNLKHNLKLIRINFDKIFTKFISEKIRKVKKLYSILEHFKPDVILFHGMCAYELLTVSKYKKNHPSIKLYTDSHEDFINSARTFFSKNVLHRLFYKRIALKCLQYIDKVLYISEETRIFLHDFYKIPNKNLEFYPLGGFIVEEEEKKLIRKKLRKDLDISEKDLVLIHSGKLDKLKKTRELLDSLAKINNKNIYLIIIGSIPNDNQILYNLIKNDKRVKYLGWKTGDELLEYICASDIYMQPGSQSSTSLTAVCCGLPILLYPSISYKKMFDTNVFWAKNDKEIDEILLEIIENPALLDNMSKRSYEIAKNIFDYKKLAMRLYR, from the coding sequence ATGAGAATTGTTCATGTATGTTTGGCGAGTCACTATACAGAGGGAATGAATTATCAAGATAATATATTGCCAGATGTAAATAGTCAAGATGGACATGAAGTTTTAATAATATCTGATACGCAAAAATATATTGATGGGAAACTTGTTGATACAAATGAGGAAGAAAAAAATTTAAAACATAATTTAAAGTTAATAAGAATAAATTTTGATAAGATTTTTACAAAATTTATTAGTGAAAAAATAAGAAAAGTAAAAAAATTATACAGTATACTAGAGCATTTTAAGCCTGATGTAATTTTATTTCATGGTATGTGTGCTTATGAATTATTAACAGTTAGTAAGTATAAAAAAAATCACCCTAGTATAAAATTATATACAGATAGTCATGAGGATTTTATAAATAGTGCTAGAACTTTTTTCTCAAAGAATGTTCTTCATAGATTATTTTATAAAAGAATTGCTTTGAAATGTTTACAGTATATTGATAAAGTACTATATATATCTGAAGAAACAAGAATATTTTTACATGATTTTTATAAAATACCTAATAAAAATCTTGAATTTTACCCACTTGGTGGTTTTATTGTAGAAGAAGAAGAAAAAAAGCTAATCAGAAAAAAACTAAGAAAAGACTTAGATATATCTGAAAAAGACTTGGTTTTAATTCACTCTGGAAAACTTGATAAATTAAAAAAAACTAGAGAACTATTAGATTCATTAGCAAAAATAAACAATAAGAATATTTATTTAATTATAATTGGAAGTATACCAAATGATAATCAAATTCTTTATAACTTAATAAAAAATGATAAAAGAGTAAAATATCTAGGTTGGAAAACAGGAGATGAATTATTAGAATATATTTGTGCCTCAGATATATATATGCAACCAGGTTCACAATCTTCAACTTCTTTAACAGCTGTATGTTGTGGTTTACCAATCTTGTTATATCCTTCTATAAGCTATAAAAAAATGTTTGATACTAATGTTTTTTGGGCAAAAAATGATAAAGAAATAGATGAAATATTGCTAGAAATTATAGAAAATCCAGCGCTATTAGATAATATGTCCAAAAGATCATATGAAATTGCCAAAAATATTTTTGATTACAAAAAACTAGCAATGAGGTTATATAGATGA
- a CDS encoding sugar transferase, whose translation MYRLFLKRVIDIFLSLIFILLFWWLYIIVGVLVRRKLGSPVIFTQKRPGLNEKIFTMYKFRTMTDKKDANGNLLPDKDRLTKFGKFLRSTSLDEIPELWNVLKGEMSLVGPRPLLVEYLSKYTKEEKRRHEVRPGITGFAQINGRNNTTWEERFKNDIYYVENISFLLDLKIIIKTLLKVVKRSDINQSETETMKNFLDEK comes from the coding sequence GTGTATAGATTATTTTTAAAAAGAGTAATTGATATATTTTTAAGTCTAATTTTTATACTTTTATTTTGGTGGTTGTATATTATTGTAGGAGTTTTAGTAAGAAGAAAATTAGGAAGTCCAGTTATATTTACACAAAAAAGACCAGGATTAAATGAAAAAATTTTTACAATGTATAAGTTTAGAACTATGACAGACAAAAAAGATGCTAATGGAAATTTATTACCTGATAAAGATAGATTAACTAAGTTTGGAAAATTTTTACGTTCAACTAGCTTAGATGAAATACCTGAACTATGGAATGTATTAAAAGGTGAAATGTCTTTAGTTGGACCCAGACCATTATTGGTAGAGTATTTATCAAAATATACAAAAGAGGAAAAAAGAAGACATGAAGTAAGACCAGGAATAACAGGTTTTGCTCAAATTAATGGAAGAAATAATACAACTTGGGAAGAAAGATTTAAAAATGATATTTATTATGTAGAAAACATTTCATTTTTATTAGATTTGAAAATTATTATAAAAACACTTTTAAAAGTAGTAAAAAGATCTGATATCAATCAATCAGAAACAGAAACTATGAAAAATTTTCTTGATGAAAAATAA
- a CDS encoding O-antigen polymerase: MKNKIESVVNNLLILTIVAITKIVLELFYTYLVSPTYEYAGFLYDFNLSKYCLSWILFLILGIFMLKVKEKFCSFFLHFEFIITVLPMLIFYSLANQETRYMLYVSLSFLIQILILKNIKIEEVSIYIIGVRKKFKILIIFLIMIVVILTMLYNGFHGIKSFDTVYLYNIRKATKYPAIFSYFVMWTRILFIPFFIIQNLDKKKYLKASFYISLQVFLYMCTGEKFTYLILLVIISIYILAKSKVMIGYIYTGLIALISAIFFTKSRIAISFLGERFLFGPALNKFWYYDFFSEYPKIYFSDGILGKALGIYYQYTASSGQLIFAKHFDNRLFDSNSVTGMFGDSYSQLGVVGMILFSVLLASFIKVIAKTTSGISCHVKCSIIAIFVVLLNDAGFLTVFFSGGLFLTLYFFYVFLDLKNIDSKKILIKCHLKYLIKIVLKSYKIIFLYVIIFLILGLILSPVSYNYVLKNYNLYLISGDIEFNKLIFQKIYEMKSIIGIILGSIFLAILLLSYIVLIKFFISVSKIKKEGRK; this comes from the coding sequence ATGAAAAATAAAATAGAAAGTGTAGTTAATAATCTTTTGATACTGACTATAGTAGCCATCACTAAAATAGTTTTAGAATTATTTTATACTTATTTAGTATCTCCAACATATGAATATGCAGGTTTTTTATATGATTTTAATTTATCAAAATACTGTTTATCATGGATATTATTTCTTATATTAGGTATATTTATGTTAAAGGTAAAAGAAAAATTTTGTAGTTTTTTTTTACATTTTGAATTTATTATAACAGTATTACCAATGTTAATTTTTTATTCATTAGCAAACCAAGAAACTCGATATATGTTATATGTGAGTCTTTCGTTTTTAATTCAAATATTGATATTAAAAAATATAAAAATTGAAGAAGTAAGTATTTATATTATAGGAGTTAGGAAAAAGTTTAAAATATTGATTATATTTTTAATAATGATAGTAGTAATTTTAACAATGTTATACAATGGTTTTCATGGAATAAAATCTTTTGATACAGTATATTTGTATAATATTAGAAAGGCAACAAAATATCCAGCTATATTTTCATATTTTGTGATGTGGACAAGGATTTTATTTATACCATTTTTTATAATACAAAATTTAGATAAAAAAAAATATTTAAAGGCTAGTTTTTATATCTCTTTACAAGTATTTTTATATATGTGTACTGGAGAAAAGTTCACATATTTAATTTTATTAGTAATAATTTCAATATATATTTTAGCTAAATCAAAAGTTATGATAGGATATATTTATACAGGTTTAATAGCTTTAATTTCAGCTATATTTTTTACAAAAAGTAGAATAGCAATTTCTTTTTTAGGTGAGAGATTTTTATTTGGGCCAGCTCTTAATAAGTTTTGGTATTATGATTTTTTTTCAGAATATCCAAAAATATATTTTTCAGATGGAATATTGGGGAAAGCCTTAGGGATATATTATCAATATACAGCAAGTTCAGGTCAATTGATTTTTGCAAAACACTTTGATAATAGATTGTTTGATTCAAATTCAGTAACTGGTATGTTTGGAGATAGCTATTCACAATTGGGAGTAGTAGGGATGATATTATTTTCAGTATTACTTGCAAGTTTTATAAAAGTAATAGCTAAAACTACAAGTGGGATCTCTTGTCATGTAAAGTGCTCAATAATTGCAATATTTGTAGTATTATTAAATGATGCAGGTTTTTTAACAGTATTTTTTTCGGGAGGATTATTTTTAACATTATATTTCTTTTATGTATTTTTGGATTTAAAAAATATAGATTCAAAAAAAATATTAATAAAGTGTCACTTAAAATATTTAATAAAGATTGTTTTAAAAAGCTATAAAATTATATTTTTATATGTCATAATATTTTTAATATTGGGACTTATTCTGTCACCAGTATCATATAATTATGTTTTAAAAAATTATAATTTATACTTAATATCTGGAGATATTGAATTCAATAAATTGATTTTTCAAAAAATATATGAAATGAAATCAATAATTGGAATAATATTGGGATCAATATTTTTAGCAATACTTTTATTATCTTATATTGTTCTAATAAAATTTTTTATAAGTGTATCAAAAATAAAAAAGGAAGGGAGAAAATAA
- a CDS encoding polysaccharide biosynthesis protein, with translation MFKDKILLITGGTGSFGNAVLRRFLKTDIKEIRIFSRDEKKQDDMRKAYNDTKIKFYIGDVRDYNSISDAMRGVDFVFHAAALKQVPSCEFYPVQAVYTNILGTENVLNSAIANKVKRVVCLSTDKAAYPINAMGMSKALMEKVIVAKGRNLDENETMICLTRYGNVMASRGSVIPLFFDQIRRGKPMTITNPNMTRFMMSLDQAVDLVLFAFENGHNGDLFIQKSPAATIELLANTIKNLVGKSDYEIKNIGIRHGEKLYEVLMTKEEKVRAIDMGNYFRVPADSRDLNYSQYFDNGQPIEKVEEYNSDNTYQLNEQELKEMLLNLYEIQDELKEFGVK, from the coding sequence ATGTTTAAAGATAAAATATTATTAATTACAGGAGGAACAGGTTCATTTGGAAATGCTGTTCTAAGAAGATTTTTAAAAACAGATATAAAAGAAATTAGAATTTTTTCAAGAGATGAAAAAAAACAAGATGATATGAGAAAGGCCTATAATGATACTAAAATAAAATTTTATATAGGAGATGTTAGAGATTATAATTCTATATCAGATGCTATGAGAGGAGTAGATTTTGTATTTCATGCTGCAGCATTAAAACAAGTACCTTCTTGTGAGTTTTATCCTGTTCAAGCTGTTTATACTAATATTTTAGGGACTGAAAATGTTTTAAATTCAGCAATAGCTAACAAAGTAAAAAGGGTAGTATGCTTGAGTACAGACAAAGCTGCATACCCTATAAATGCTATGGGAATGTCAAAAGCACTTATGGAAAAAGTTATAGTAGCAAAAGGTAGGAATCTAGATGAAAATGAAACTATGATTTGTCTTACTAGATATGGAAATGTTATGGCATCAAGAGGTTCAGTAATTCCATTGTTTTTTGACCAAATAAGAAGAGGGAAGCCTATGACTATTACAAATCCTAATATGACAAGATTTATGATGAGTTTAGATCAAGCTGTTGATTTAGTTCTATTTGCCTTTGAAAATGGTCATAATGGAGATTTATTTATACAAAAATCACCAGCAGCAACTATTGAGTTATTAGCAAATACTATAAAAAATCTTGTAGGAAAATCTGATTATGAAATAAAAAATATAGGAATAAGACATGGTGAAAAACTATATGAAGTTCTTATGACAAAAGAAGAAAAAGTAAGAGCTATAGATATGGGAAATTACTTTAGAGTTCCAGCAGATAGTAGGGATTTGAATTATTCTCAATATTTTGACAATGGACAGCCTATAGAAAAAGTAGAAGAATATAATTCAGACAATACGTATCAATTAAATGAACAAGAATTAAAAGAAATGCTTTTAAATCTTTATGAAATTCAAGATGAACTAAAAGAATTTGGGGTGAAATAA
- a CDS encoding acetyltransferase: MKKIVIIGASGFATEVAWLIEEINSCKSEWEILGFVDDNYKNLPEHVNGYKVLGDIDYIKQLSDDVFFVVGIGNGKIREKIAQKIGDRKFAILVHPNTKISSTNLIEEGTIICSGTILTVNIHIKKHCIINLDCTIGHGAILEDYTTVLPSTNISGNVEINKFTTLGTGVKIIQGIKIGQNVMVGAGAVIIRDVEDNCTIVGNPGKIIKKGDKSV; encoded by the coding sequence ATGAAAAAGATAGTTATAATAGGAGCGAGTGGATTTGCAACAGAAGTTGCATGGTTAATTGAAGAAATAAATTCGTGTAAATCTGAGTGGGAAATTTTAGGTTTTGTTGATGATAATTATAAAAATCTTCCTGAACATGTAAATGGATATAAAGTATTAGGGGATATTGATTACATAAAGCAACTATCTGATGATGTTTTTTTTGTAGTTGGAATAGGAAATGGGAAAATTAGAGAAAAAATAGCACAAAAAATAGGAGATAGAAAATTTGCTATATTAGTTCATCCAAATACTAAAATTAGTTCAACAAATCTGATAGAAGAAGGAACAATTATTTGTTCAGGAACTATTTTGACAGTAAATATTCATATAAAAAAGCATTGTATAATAAATTTAGATTGTACAATAGGTCATGGAGCTATTTTAGAAGATTATACTACGGTGTTACCAAGTACAAATATTTCAGGAAATGTAGAAATCAATAAATTTACTACATTAGGGACAGGTGTAAAAATAATTCAAGGAATTAAAATAGGTCAAAATGTGATGGTTGGTGCAGGGGCAGTTATAATAAGAGATGTAGAAGATAACTGCACAATTGTTGGAAATCCAGGAAAAATAATAAAAAAAGGTGATAAAAGTGTATAG
- a CDS encoding glycosyltransferase family 4 protein, producing the protein MNILYLSAVPFKIDKNPSIYTDLIQELDNFGDQITVVSIDSSLKPFQIKKVRKKNIDLIYIGSFQLYNVNLFKKGLSILSLPFFMRRAIKKLDLKKFEVILYETPPITWAGIVKQIKKKNKIKSFLMLKDIFPQNAVDIGLMKKNGLIFKYFKRKEKLLYEVSDYIGCMSNGNIDYVLENNPEISKEKVYYFPNTKKDTGNGNIDFKKEKLQFVYGGNMGLPQGVLNIAPAISYFKNDRNIEFIFVGKGTEWNKINEYFKEQKNVKVLESLPREEYEKLLSSCDAGFILLDSRFTIPNYPSRTLAYLEKGIPIIAATDRNTDIKDLIQDNNVGLWSYSDDIDSLIKNIKIMKENKENRKEFSKNARELFLKEFQVEKSVELLHKYINNN; encoded by the coding sequence ATGAATATTTTATATTTATCAGCAGTTCCTTTTAAAATTGATAAGAATCCAAGTATTTATACTGATTTAATTCAAGAATTAGATAACTTTGGTGATCAAATAACAGTTGTGTCTATTGATAGCAGTTTAAAACCATTTCAAATAAAAAAAGTTAGAAAAAAAAATATAGATTTAATATATATAGGAAGTTTTCAGTTATATAATGTAAATCTTTTTAAGAAAGGATTATCAATACTTTCATTACCATTTTTTATGAGGAGAGCTATAAAAAAGTTAGATTTAAAAAAATTTGAAGTTATTCTATATGAAACACCGCCAATTACTTGGGCTGGAATAGTAAAACAGATAAAAAAGAAAAATAAAATAAAATCTTTTTTAATGTTAAAAGATATATTTCCTCAAAATGCAGTTGATATAGGGCTTATGAAAAAAAATGGTCTTATTTTTAAATATTTTAAAAGAAAAGAAAAATTATTATATGAAGTTTCAGATTACATAGGTTGTATGTCAAATGGTAATATAGATTATGTTTTAGAAAATAATCCTGAGATTTCAAAAGAAAAAGTATATTATTTTCCTAATACCAAAAAGGATACTGGAAATGGAAATATAGATTTCAAAAAAGAAAAACTACAATTTGTATATGGTGGCAATATGGGTTTACCACAAGGAGTTCTAAATATAGCTCCAGCAATTTCTTATTTTAAAAACGATAGAAATATAGAGTTTATTTTTGTTGGTAAAGGTACAGAATGGAATAAAATAAATGAATATTTTAAAGAACAAAAAAATGTTAAAGTTTTAGAAAGTTTACCAAGAGAAGAATACGAAAAATTATTATCAAGTTGTGATGCAGGTTTTATTCTTTTGGATTCTAGATTTACAATTCCAAATTACCCTTCAAGGACTTTAGCATATTTAGAAAAGGGTATTCCAATTATTGCTGCAACAGATAGAAATACAGATATAAAAGATTTAATTCAAGATAATAATGTAGGATTATGGTCTTATAGTGATGATATTGATTCTCTTATAAAAAATATAAAAATAATGAAAGAAAATAAAGAAAATAGAAAAGAATTTAGTAAAAATGCAAGAGAATTATTTTTAAAAGAATTTCAAGTAGAAAAATCAGTAGAGTTACTACACAAGTATATCAATAATAACTAA
- a CDS encoding glycosyltransferase: MKILLLDVNYKSGSTGKIVYDLKQELEKKGHEVLACYGRGKKVEEKSVIKFSYDFETLIHAFLSRLTGLMGYFSYFSTKRLIKEIEKFKPDVVHIHETHSYFMNHLPLIEYLKKRNIKTVWTFHCEYMYTGNCGHAYDCNKWKDICENCPDIKRYPKSLFFDFTHKMFLDKKKVFGDFNNLTIVTPSKWLKDRVEKSFLKNKRIEIIHNGVNTDIFKPREYSHLKIKYNIGNKKVILGVAPNIMSGEKGGKWMVKLAEQCLNLNYVFILIGVEDLTEKFPNNVIALGRTENQIELAEYYSLANIFLICSKKETFSMTCAEAISCGTPIIGFKSGAPETIFAEAIFVDYGDIKELKKQLEKFLNNQEFFYDRRISQEEIKKYSKNKMFKNYLNIYLN; encoded by the coding sequence ATGAAGATATTGCTACTAGATGTTAACTATAAAAGTGGAAGTACTGGGAAAATAGTATATGATTTAAAACAAGAATTAGAAAAAAAAGGACATGAAGTTTTAGCTTGTTATGGTAGAGGAAAAAAAGTAGAAGAAAAGTCAGTAATAAAATTTTCTTATGATTTTGAAACATTAATACATGCTTTTTTAAGTAGACTAACAGGACTAATGGGTTATTTTTCATATTTCTCAACCAAAAGATTAATAAAAGAAATAGAGAAATTTAAACCAGATGTTGTACATATTCATGAAACGCATAGCTATTTTATGAATCACTTACCTTTAATAGAGTATCTAAAAAAGAGAAATATAAAAACAGTTTGGACCTTTCATTGTGAATATATGTATACAGGAAATTGTGGACATGCTTATGATTGTAATAAATGGAAAGATATTTGTGAAAATTGTCCAGATATAAAAAGATATCCTAAAAGTTTATTTTTTGATTTTACTCATAAAATGTTTTTAGATAAAAAGAAAGTATTTGGGGATTTTAATAATCTTACAATAGTTACACCTTCCAAATGGTTAAAAGATAGAGTTGAAAAATCATTTTTAAAAAATAAAAGAATAGAAATTATTCATAATGGAGTTAACACAGATATTTTTAAACCAAGAGAATATAGCCATTTAAAAATAAAATATAATATAGGGAATAAAAAAGTTATATTAGGAGTTGCTCCTAATATAATGAGTGGTGAAAAAGGTGGAAAATGGATGGTAAAATTAGCAGAACAATGTTTAAACCTAAACTATGTTTTTATTCTTATAGGAGTTGAAGATTTAACTGAAAAATTTCCAAATAATGTTATTGCTTTAGGAAGAACTGAAAATCAAATAGAATTAGCAGAGTACTATTCGTTAGCAAATATTTTTTTAATTTGTAGTAAAAAAGAAACATTCTCAATGACATGTGCAGAGGCAATATCATGTGGCACACCAATTATTGGATTCAAAAGTGGAGCTCCAGAGACAATATTTGCAGAAGCAATTTTTGTAGATTATGGGGATATAAAAGAATTAAAAAAGCAATTAGAAAAATTTTTAAATAATCAAGAATTTTTTTATGATAGAAGAATTTCACAAGAAGAAATTAAAAAGTATTCAAAAAATAAAATGTTTAAAAACTATTTAAATATATATTTGAATTAG
- the wecB gene encoding non-hydrolyzing UDP-N-acetylglucosamine 2-epimerase, with protein sequence MKKLKVMTVVGTRPEIIRLSAVINKLDKSEAIEHILVHTGQNYDYELNEVFFEDFKLKKPDHFLNSAVGTAIETIGNILINIEKVIDKEKPDAFLILGDTNSCLTAIAAKRRHIPIFHMEAGNRCFDQRVPEETNRKIVDHIADINLTYSDIAREYLLREGLLPDRVIKTGSPMYEVIKSKLDDIDNSDVLNKLNLEKNKYFVVSAHREENINSETNFMNLVESLNAIADKYNFPVIISTHPRTRKMIEEKGVRFNPLVNLLKPLGFNDYVKLQMESKAVLSDSGTISEESSILKFRALNLREAHERPEAMEEASVMMVGLKKERILQGLEILETQEKDNLREVYDYSMPNVSDKVLRIILSYTDYINRNVWRIN encoded by the coding sequence ATGAAAAAATTAAAAGTTATGACTGTTGTTGGAACAAGACCAGAAATAATAAGACTTTCTGCTGTAATAAATAAATTAGATAAAAGTGAAGCAATAGAACATATTTTAGTTCATACAGGACAAAATTATGATTATGAGTTAAATGAAGTATTTTTTGAAGATTTTAAATTGAAAAAACCAGATCATTTCTTAAATTCAGCTGTAGGAACAGCAATAGAAACAATTGGAAATATATTAATTAATATAGAAAAAGTAATAGATAAAGAAAAACCAGATGCCTTTCTTATTTTAGGAGATACTAATTCTTGTCTAACTGCAATAGCAGCAAAAAGAAGACATATTCCAATTTTTCATATGGAAGCAGGGAATAGATGTTTTGATCAAAGAGTTCCAGAAGAAACAAATAGAAAAATTGTAGATCATATTGCAGATATAAATTTAACATACAGTGATATAGCAAGAGAATATTTATTAAGAGAAGGACTATTACCTGATAGAGTTATAAAAACAGGAAGTCCAATGTATGAAGTGATAAAGTCAAAATTGGATGATATAGATAACTCAGATGTATTAAATAAATTAAATTTAGAAAAGAATAAATATTTTGTAGTATCAGCACATAGAGAAGAAAATATTAACTCAGAAACAAACTTTATGAATTTAGTTGAAAGTTTAAATGCAATAGCTGACAAATATAATTTTCCTGTTATTATAAGTACTCATCCTAGAACAAGAAAAATGATAGAAGAAAAGGGTGTAAGGTTTAATCCATTAGTAAATCTATTAAAGCCATTAGGTTTTAATGATTATGTAAAACTTCAAATGGAATCTAAAGCAGTTTTAAGTGATAGTGGAACAATTTCAGAAGAATCCTCTATTTTAAAGTTTAGAGCATTAAATTTAAGAGAAGCTCATGAAAGACCAGAAGCAATGGAAGAAGCATCAGTTATGATGGTAGGATTAAAGAAAGAAAGAATTTTACAAGGATTAGAAATATTAGAAACTCAAGAAAAAGATAATTTAAGAGAAGTTTATGACTATTCTATGCCAAATGTATCAGATAAAGTTTTAAGAATAATTTTATCTTATACTGATTATATAAATAGAAACGTGTGGAGAATTAACTAA
- a CDS encoding N-acetyl sugar amidotransferase: MSKREYQVCSNCVMDTSDSKIVFDEKGMCDHCHNFYENIEPNWNPEGNPEELQKLIDRIKKDGQGKKYDCLIGLSGGVDSSYVAYCAVKKWGLRPLIFAVDTCWNLEVADKNIERIINKLGVDVHYEKINHDEMMDLQLAFFKSQVAYQDIPQDHNIFAALYNFAAKNGFKHILTGGNYSTECVREPNEWVHENDIKLIKDIHKKFGTKSMDHLQLCGMFKYRLYYRYFKGVQLHKVLDLIRYKKAEVIDELKREFNWEPYANKHFESVFTRFYEGYWLPKKFGFDKRRAHFSSLILTGQLKREEALEILKSPPYSEEIAMQDMEFICKEMEISVEEFKKLMEQENKTYKDYNNGYKYIHWARNLAKLVGMEKRNIR; encoded by the coding sequence ATGAGTAAAAGAGAGTACCAAGTATGTAGCAATTGTGTGATGGATACAAGTGATTCTAAAATTGTATTTGATGAAAAAGGAATGTGTGATCATTGTCATAATTTTTATGAAAATATTGAACCAAATTGGAATCCAGAAGGAAATCCAGAAGAACTTCAAAAATTAATTGATAGAATAAAAAAAGATGGTCAAGGAAAGAAATATGATTGTCTTATTGGTTTAAGTGGAGGAGTTGACAGTTCTTATGTTGCATATTGTGCTGTAAAAAAATGGGGGTTAAGACCTTTGATTTTTGCAGTTGACACATGTTGGAACTTAGAAGTAGCAGATAAAAATATTGAAAGAATTATAAATAAATTAGGAGTAGATGTTCATTATGAAAAAATAAATCATGATGAAATGATGGACTTGCAATTAGCATTTTTTAAATCTCAAGTTGCCTATCAAGATATACCTCAAGACCATAATATATTTGCAGCTCTTTATAATTTTGCTGCAAAAAATGGATTTAAGCATATTTTGACAGGTGGTAATTACTCAACTGAATGTGTTAGAGAACCTAATGAATGGGTTCATGAAAATGATATAAAATTGATAAAAGACATTCATAAAAAATTTGGAACAAAATCAATGGATCATCTTCAACTTTGTGGAATGTTTAAATATAGATTGTATTATAGATACTTTAAAGGAGTTCAATTACATAAGGTATTAGACTTAATAAGATATAAAAAAGCTGAAGTTATTGATGAATTAAAAAGAGAATTTAATTGGGAACCTTATGCTAATAAACATTTTGAAAGTGTATTTACAAGATTTTATGAAGGATATTGGTTACCTAAAAAATTTGGATTTGATAAAAGAAGAGCACATTTTTCAAGTTTAATATTAACAGGACAATTAAAGAGAGAAGAAGCTTTAGAAATATTAAAGAGCCCTCCATATAGTGAAGAAATAGCAATGCAAGATATGGAATTTATTTGTAAAGAAATGGAGATATCTGTTGAAGAATTTAAAAAATTAATGGAACAAGAAAATAAAACATATAAAGACTATAATAATGGGTATAAGTATATTCATTGGGCTAGAAATTTAGCAAAGTTAGTTGGTATGGAAAAAAGAAATATAAGATAA